In Cellulomonas wangsupingiae, the genomic window GCCGACGGCCTCGTCGACGAGGGCCACTGGTACGTCGACGAGCTGCGCGACGCGGCCGCCCGGGCGGCCGCCTGCACGGTGCTCGTCGCCGTCACCCCCGCCGCCGGGGGCGACGCGCCGGACCGGGTGCTCGGCACCGTCACCCTGGCCGTGCCGGGCTCGCGGTACGCCGAGATCGCACGCGACGGTGAGGTCGAGCTGCGGATGCTCGCGGTCGACCCTGCCGCGCGCCGGTCGGGCGTCGCGGAGCTGCTCGTCCTGGCGGCGTTGCGCGAGGCGGTCGGCCGCGGCGTCCCGGACGTCGCGCTGTCGACGCTCGACACGATGCACGCGGCGCAGCGGCTCTACGCACGGCTCGGTTTCGCTGCCCGGCCCGAGCGGGACTGGACGGACGAGATCACGATGCGCGTCCACACGTGGCGGGCGCCGTCGCCTCCTGGCCCGCTCGTCGAGACGGCGACGTGGCCACCCCGGCGCGTCGTCGACGTCGACGGCTGGCGCGTCGGCTTGTCGGCAGGCGTGACCCGGCGCGCGAGCTCGACGCTCGCGCTCGGTGAGGTCGACGACCTGCCGGGGGCCGTCGACCGCGTCGAGCGGCTCTACCGCGAGGACGGCGCCCCGACCGTCTTCCGCGTGGGCGACGCGGCGAACCCCGGGGGTCTGCGTGCGGAGCTCGACGCCCGCGGCTACGAGGTCGCCGCGGTCACGGACGTGCTGGTGCGGGACCTGACCGCGTCGTCCCCCGCGCGGTGGCGGCAGGACGCGGGTCTGCGCGTCCGCGTCGCCGACGCCCCGGACGACGCCTGGCTGGACCTGTGGCTCGGTGGCAAGGGCACCGCCCGGGAGCCCTCGCACGCGATCGTCACCGGGGCCCCGGCGCTGTACCTCACCGTGAGCGGCCCCGACGGCGGCGACGTCGCCGTGATCCGCGCCGCGACCGTCGACGACTGGGTCGCGCTGTCCTGCCTGCAGGTGCTGCCCGCGGCGCGGCGCCGCGGCCTCGGCCGTGCGCTGACCGAGGAGGCGCTCGCCGTCGCCCTGGAGCACGGCGCGCGCCGGGCCTTCCTGCAGGTGGAGGCGGACAACGACGCGGCGCTGCGGCTGTACGGCAGCCTCGGGTTCCGGCCCGCGCACCGCTACGCGTACCGCGTGCAGCCCGGGCCCGCCGCGCGCACCGGGTGCTGAGGGCGTCGCTCGACGGGCCGTCCCGCGCGCCCCGGCGTGATACTGGACGGATGATCTCGACCGACAACGCCGTGGCCCTCGAGGCCGCAGGACTGCAGTGGCACCCCAAGGCGGGCGACCGCTTCGTCCTGCGCTCCGCCGACATGGGCGGCGAGGTGTTCACGATCTCCGAGATGGTGGTCGAGGCGCACCGGTACGAGACGGGCACGGTGCTGGGCTTCAACGGCACGACGGAGTGGGCGCTGGACTCGGTGCGTCAGGAGGACGCGCTGTGGCTCCCGCGCGAGGACCAGCTCCGCGAGCTGCTGGGCGGCACGTTCCGCAGCCTCGCCCGCTCCACCGACGGGCGCTACCAGGTGCTCGTCGAGCTGCGTGGCCGGCCCGAGCGCGTCTTCACCGCCGACGAGGCCGCGGACGCGTACGCCGAGGCGCTGCTCGCCCTCGTCAGCGCCGCGACGTCGCAGGTCGGCTGACCGCCGGCAGGTCCAGCGTCGCGATCTTCTGCCAGATCTTCGTCGACATGCCGCCCGTGACGGTCTCGACGGTGCTGACGGTGTCGAGCACCACGGGGTCGGTGGACTCCTCGGCGCAGAGGGCCGCGGCCTTGGCCACCAGGCTCAGCAGCTCGGTGCAGTAGTCGAGGTACGCCGCCAGGTCGTCCGCGTCCAGGTCCGCCTCGACCGACTGCGCCGTCGCGCGGAACGACGGGCGCAGCCGCTCCGGGTCCTTCGTCAGCTGGTGCATGTCGATGACGTGCGCGAGCGAGCGCAGCCGGTGCAGGCGGCGCAGGGTGGCGGCGCGTTGCAGTCGCCCGGGCAGCGCGACGAGGAACCACACGGCGATCCCCGCGAACACCGCGTCGTTGATCGCGCTCTCGACCACGGGCAGCCACTCGAACGCCCGCAGGGACTCCGCCGCGTCGACCGCGTCGCGCACCGCCATCCCGAGCGCGAAGACCGTCGCGCCGACGACCAGGACCACGGCGACGAGGGAGACGACCCGCGCCACGTGCTCGTGCCGGCGCGTGCGCGTCTCCTCCTCGTCGACGTCGCGGACGAGCCCTGCGAGCTCCTCGGCGACGTGCCGCAGGTTCCGGTCGGGGAAGCGCGCGGTGATGCGTGCGTGCAGGCGGTCGACGGTGGCTCGCACCGCCGCGGGGTCGAGGCGCTCGTACCGTCCGGTCACGCGCGACACCGTAACCGCGGGCCGCGCGGGTGCCCGAGCAGCGCGCCGCGGTGGTGCGGACAGGGGCCACCGGCCCGCGACTAGACTCACGGACCATGTCCACCCTCTCCCGTGACGAGGTCGCGCGCGTCGCCGCGCTGGCCCGGATCGACCTGACACCGGCCGAGCTCGACCGGCTGGCGGGTGAGCTCGACGTCATCGTCGAGTCCGTCGCCCGCGTCTCCGAGGTCGCCACCCCGGACGTCCCCGCGACGAGCCACCCGCTGCCGCTGACCAACGTGTTCCGGGCCGACGAGCCGGTCGCACCGCTCGACCGCGACGAGGTCCTCGCGCAGGCCCCCGCGGCCCGCGACGGCAAGTTCCTCGTCCCGCAGATCCTCGGGGAGGAGTGACGTGACCGACCTGACCAGGCTGACCGCGGCGGAGCTCGCCGACCGGCTGACCGCTCGTGAGGTGACCAGCGTCGAGGCGACGCAGGCCCACCTCGACCGCATCGCCGCGGTGGAGCCCGCCGTCCACGCCTTCCTGCACGTCGCGGGCGAGGAGGCGCTGGCCACCGCGGCCGACGTCGACGCGCGCCGCGCCGCGGGGGAGGACCTGCACGCGCTCGCGGGCGTGCCGATCGCCGTCAAGGACGTCGTCGTGACCCGCGGCCTGCCGACCACCGCCGGCTCGCGGATCCTCGAGGGCTGGGTGCCGCCGTACGACGCGACGCTGGTCGGCCGGATCAAGGCCGCCGGCCTGCCGATCCTCGGCAAGACGAACATGGACGAGTTCGCCATGGGCTCGTCGACCGAGCACTCCGGGTACGGCAACACGCACAACCCGTGGGACCTCGACCGGATCCCGGGCGGCTCGGGCGGCGGCTCGGCCGCGGCCGTCGCCGCGTACGAGGCGCCGCTGGCGATCGGCACGGACACCGGTGGCTCGATCCGTCAGCCGGCCGCCGTCACCGGCACGGTCGGCGTCAAGCCGACGTACGGCAGCGTGTCGCGCTACGGGCTCATCGCCCTGGCGTCGTCGCTGGACCAGGCCGGGCCGTGCACGCGCACGGTGCTCGACTCCGCGCTGCTGCACGAGCTGATCGGCGGGCACGACCCGCTCGACTCGACGTCGCTGAGCGACCCGGCGACGGGCTACGTCGCGGCGGCACGCGCCGGCGCCGGCGCGGACCTGCGTGGCCTGCGGGTCGGGGTGATCCGCGAGCTGCAGGGCGAGGGCTACCAGCCCGGCGTGCTGGCGCGGTTCGAGGAGTCGCTCGAGGCGCTGCGGGGTGCGGGCGCCGAGGTCGTCGAGGTGTCCTGCCCCTCGTTCGCGTACGCGCTCGCGGCGTACTACCTGATCCTGCCGGCGGAGGCGTCGAGCAACCTCGCGAAGTTCGACGGCATGCGCTTCGGCCTGCGCGTCGAGCCGTCGGAGGGGCCGGTCACCGCGGAGCGGGTCATGGCCGCGACGCGCGGCCAGGGCTTCGGCGACGAGGTCAAGCGCCGCGTCATCCTCGGCACGTACGCGCTGAGCGCGGGCTACTACGACGCCTACTACGGGTCGGCGCAGAAGGTCCGCACGCTCACCCAGCGCGACTTCGCCGCTGCGTTCGAGGCGGCGGACGTGCTGGTCTCGCCCACCGCGCCGACGACGGCGTTCAAGCTGGGCGAGAAGCTGGACGACCCGCTGGCGATGTACCTCAACGACGTCGCGACGATCCCGGCCAACCTGGCGGGCGTGCCGGGCATGTCGCTGCCGAACGGGCTGTCGGACGACGGCCTGCCCGTCGGCTTCCAGATCCTGGCGCCCGCGCGCGAGGACGCCCGCCTGTACCGCGTGGGGGCGGCGCTCGAGGCGCTGCTCGAGACGAGCTGGGAGGGCCCGCTGCTGGGCCGCGCCCCCGAGCTGGCCGGAGGGGCAGCCTGATGAGCACGACGACCGACGTCGACCTGGTCGACTACGACGACGCGGTGGCCCGGTTCGACCCGGTCATCGGCATCGAGGTGCACGTCGAGCTGGGCACGCGCACCAAGATGTTCGACGGTGCCGAGCAGTCGTTCGGGGACGAGCCGAACACGCAGATCACGCCCGTCAGCCTCGGCCTGCCGGGTGCCCTGCCGGCCGTGAACGGCACGGCCGTCGAGTACGCGATCCGCATCGGCCTGGCGCTGAACTGCTCGATCGCGCAGTCCTGCCGCTTCGCGCGCAAGAACTACTTCTACCCGGACGTGCCGAAGAACTTCCAGACGTCGCAGTACGACGAGCCCATCGCGTACGAGGGCTGGGTCGACGTGGAGCTGGAGGACGGCACGACGTTCCGCGTCGAGGTCGAGCGCGCGCACATGGAGGAGGACGCCGGCAAGAACACCCACGTCGGCGGCGCCACCGGGCGCATCCACGGCGCGGAGTACTCGCTGGTCGACTACAACCGCGCCGGCGTGCCGCTCGTCGAGATCGTCACCAAGCCCATCACGGGTGCCGGGGAGCGTGCGCCCGAGGTGGCGCGCGCGTACGTGCAGACCCTGCGTGACATCTTCCGCGCCCTGGGCGTGTCCGAGGCGCGCATGGAGCGCGGGAACGTCCGCGCCGACGTCAACGTGTCGCTGCGTCCGACGCCGGCCTCGCCGCTCGGCACCCGCACGGAGACGAAGAACGTCAACTCGTTCCGGTCGGTCGAGCGGTCCGTGCGGTACGAGATCAGCCGCCAGGCGGCGATCCTCGACGCGGGCGGCGCGATCGTCCAGGAGACGCGGCACTGGCACGAGGACACCGGCATCACGACCGCCGGGCGCGTGAAGTCCGACGCCGAGGACTACCGCTACTTCCCCGAGCCGGACCTCGTCCCCATCGTGCCCGACCGTGCGTGGATCGAGGAGATCCGCGCGACGCTGCCCGAGCTGCCCGCGGCGCGTCGTCGCCGGCTGCAGGGCGAGTGGGGCTACGCCGACGCCGAGATGCGCGACGTCGTCAACGCCGGTGCGATCGAGCTCATCGAGGCGACGGTCGAGGCGGGTGCGAGCCCGGCCGCGGCCCGCAAGTGGTGGATGGGCGAGCTCGCCCGGACCGCCAAGCAGCAGGAGGTCGAGCTCGCCGACCTGCCGATCACGCCCGCGCAGATCGGCGCGCTGCAGCAGCTCGTCGACGCGGGCCGGATCAACGACAAGCTGGCACGTCAGGTGCTCGAGGGCGTCCTGGCCGGCGAGGGCGACCCGGAGCAGGTCGTCGTCGCCCGCGGGCTCGAGGTCGTGTCGGACGACGGCCCGCTGCTCGAGGCGATCGACGCGGCGCTGGCGTCGCAGCCGGACGTCGCCGAGAAGATCCGCGGCGGCAACCTCGGCCCGGTCGGCGCGATCATCGGCGCCGTCATGAAGGCGACGCGCGGGCAGGCCGACGCCGGGCGCGTGCGGGAGCTCGTCCTGGAGCGTGTGCAGGGCTGACGGTCCGCGAGAACGCTGCCGCCCCGGCGTGCGCCGTGTCGCAACACCTCGGTGACACGGGGTCCGTACCATGCGACGCACGCCGGGGAGCAGTCGGCAAGGTGCCCGGGCCCCGGGCACGAGCGCGACGGAGGTAGCGATGCAGAAGCCCACCCTGCAGGGCGAGATGATCATCCTGCGACCGATCCGGGCGGACGACGCGGACGCCATGTGGGACATGCTCGACGATGCCGAGGGCAACCGGCTCACGGGCACCACGAGCGTCTTCACGCGTGACGAGGTCGACGCGTGGTGCGCGAGCCGCGAGGCGGCGCACGGGCGGTACGACTTCGCGGTCACCGCGAACGGCGACGACGAGTACCGCGGCGAGATCGTGCTCAACGACCTGGACGAGGACGTCCGGTCGGCGGGCCTGCGCCTGTCGATGCGCCCCGCGTACCGCGGCCGGGGCTACGGCACGGAGGCCATCGAGCTGGTCCTCGGGTTCGCGTTCGACGGGCTCGGGCTGCACCGCGTGGAGCTCGACGTGCTGAGCATCAACACGCGGGCCATGTCGCTGTACGAGAACATCGGCTTCCGCGTGGAGGGGCGTCGACGCGACGCCTACCGCGACGGTGCCGGCTGGTGCGACTCCCTCGTGATGTCGATGCTCGAGGACGAGTACCGCGCGGGCCGCGTGGGGTCCTGACCCGGGCCGTGCTCACCGCCACCGTCCCCGACGACGACCTGCTCGCGCGGCTCGCCCACCTCGCCGCGGCGCACCCGGACGACCTGCGGCTGGTCCGGTGGGACATGTCCGGGCCGCTCGACGCGGCGACGGCGGCGGACGTCGACCTCGTCGTCGTCCCGCACTACTTCGTGCGGCCCGGCGGCTTCGACGTGCTCCGCGGGCTGCCGCGCCTGCGGTACGTGCAGCTGCCGAGCGCCGGGTACGAGCACGCGCGGCCGCACCTGCCGCCCGGCGTGGTCCTGTGCAACGGCCGCGGCGTGCACGACGCGGGCACGGCCGAGCTCGCCGTGGGGCTGGCCCTCGCGATGCAGCGCGGCCTGCCGCGCGCGGTGCACGCGATGGACGAGGGCAGGTGGGACAACCCGTTCGGCCCGTCCCTGGCGGACCGTCGGGTCCTCGTCGTGGGGCAGGGGTCCGTCGGCCGGGCGGTCGTGGCCCGCTTCCGGCCGTTCGAGGTGGACCTCGTGCGCGTCGCGCGGACGTCCCGGGACGACGCCGAGGGGCACGTGCACGGCGTCGACGAGCTGGCGGACCTGCTGCCGGGCGCGGACGTGGTCGTGCTGGCCATCCCGCTGACGCGGGAGTCGTACCACCTGCTCGACGCCGCGGCGCTGGCGCGCATGAAGGACGGCGCACTGCTGGTGAACGTCGCGCGCGGCAAGGTCGTCGACACCGACGCGCTGCTCCGCGAGCTCACGGCGGGGCGACTGCGGGCCGCGCTGGACGTCACGGACCCCGAGCCGCTGCCGGCCGGCCACCCGCTGTGGCGCGCGCCGAACGTGCTGGTCACGGCGCACCAGGGCGGCAACACCGATGCGACGTACCCGCGGGTCGCGTCGCTCGTGCGTCGTCAGCTCACGGCGCTGCTGGCGGGCGGCGCTCCGGTGAACGAGGTCGCGCGCACCTGAGGGGCCGCACGTCCCCGTCCGCGGTGTCGGCCTCTTCACACCGCGTCGCCCGCGCGCCGAGGTGCACCGAGGCTCGGCCGCCGCGACGATGGCAGGATGAGTGAAGCCGCCGACGTCCCGGCCCGAGGTGTCGAGACCCATGTGGGCGGGACCGGTCGGGAGCGCACCTTCTTCGGCCACCCGTTCGGGCTGTTCACGCTGTTCTCCACGGAGCTGTGGGAGCGGTTCAGCTACTACGGCATGCGCGCGATCCTCTTCTACTTCCTGACGGACACGTTCGCCAACGACGGCCTGGGGCTCGACGACGCCACCGGAGCGGCGCTGGTCGCCGTCTACGGCTCGGCGGTCTACCTGGTCACGGTGGTCGGCGGGTGGGTGGCCGACCGGATGATCGGGGCTCGCAGGGCCGTGCTGTGGGGCGGCGTCGTCATCGCGGCCGGCCACGTCGCTCTGGCGGTGCCCGCGCAGTGGACGGCGTACCTGGGGATCGTGCTGGTGGCGATGGGTACCGGGCTGCTCAAGCCGAACGTCTCCAGCATGGTCGGCGAGCTCTACCGCCGGGACGACCCGCGGCGGGACTCGGGCTTCTCGATCTTCTACATGGGCATCAACATCGGGTCCTTCACGGCGCCGTTCGTCGTGCAGATCGCCCGGGGCATCGGCGGGTACCACGCCGGGTTCTCCGTCGCCGCCGTCGGCATGGGGCTGGCCCTCGTCGCCTTCGTCACGGGGCGCCGCGCACTGCACGGGGCGGGCGAGGTCGTGCCGAACCCGCTGACGCCCGCGGACCGGCCGCGGGTCGTGCGCATGATCGTGCTGGTGGCGCTCGCGGTGGCCGCGGCGACCGCGCTGGCGTGGGTCGTCGTCCGCTCGGGGTCGAGCGACGTCGGGGCGCTCGCGGTGATCATCGACGCGCTGTCGTACCTGGCCTTCGGCGCTCCGATCGTGATGTTCCTCGTCATGTTCCGCTCACCCAAGGTCAACTCGGCCGAGCGCTCGCGCCTGCGCGCGTACATCCCGCTCTTCGTGGCGGCGATGCTGTTCTGGATGATCTTCGAGCAGGCGTCGAACACGCTGTCGGCGTACGCGCGCGACAACACGGACCTCGACGTCCTCGGCGTGACGATCTCCCCGGTCCTCTACCAGTCGGTCAACCCCGCGGCGATCATCGTGCTCGCGCCGGTCTTCGCGTGGTTGTGGGTCCGGCTCGACGACCGGCCGCCGACGGCCGTGAAGTTCGCGATCGGCCTGACGTTCGCGGCGCTGAGCTTCGTGTTCCTCGCCGGTGCGTCGGCGGTCGCGGGCGACGGGAAGTCCCCGTGGTGGGTGCTCGTGGTGGTGTACGTGGTGCAGACCCTCGGCGAGCTCTGCCTGTCGCCCGTCGGGCTCGCGGCGACGACGCTGCTGGCGCCGCAGGCGTTCCGCGGCCAGGCCATGGCGCTGTGGTTCCTCGCCCCGGCGGCGGGCCAGGCCATCACCGCACAGCTCATCACGGCGACCGAGGGCGTCAGCCGCACGGCGTTCTTCGGCGGCATCGGACTGGTCACGCTGGCGGTCGCGGCCGCCATGTTCGCGCTCGCGCCGTGGGTGACACGGCACATCCGCGAGGGCGACGAGTCCGACGAGGAGGTCGCGGCGCGCCGGTGACGACGCGGCTCAGGGCCGCGGGGGAGCGGTCGACGCCCGCGGCACCAGGGAGGTCGGCAGCCTGCGGTGCGTCGTGACGTCGGTGCCGGCGATGAGGTCCACGAGCAGGTGCAGCGCGGCGGCGCCCATGTCCTGCAGCGGCTGCGCGACGGTCGTCAGCGGCGGTGTGCTCAGGGCCGACTCGGGGACGTTGTCGAAGCCGATGACCGACAGCTCGGACGGCACCGACAGGCCGAGGTCCCGGGCCACGTCGAGGACGGCGAGCGCCGACAGGTCGTTGGCCGCGAAGACGGCCGTGGGCGGGTCGGCGCGG contains:
- a CDS encoding GNAT family N-acetyltransferase yields the protein MSAPSAASPVLVRPATEADLAQVGALTARAYVADGLVDEGHWYVDELRDAAARAAACTVLVAVTPAAGGDAPDRVLGTVTLAVPGSRYAEIARDGEVELRMLAVDPAARRSGVAELLVLAALREAVGRGVPDVALSTLDTMHAAQRLYARLGFAARPERDWTDEITMRVHTWRAPSPPGPLVETATWPPRRVVDVDGWRVGLSAGVTRRASSTLALGEVDDLPGAVDRVERLYREDGAPTVFRVGDAANPGGLRAELDARGYEVAAVTDVLVRDLTASSPARWRQDAGLRVRVADAPDDAWLDLWLGGKGTAREPSHAIVTGAPALYLTVSGPDGGDVAVIRAATVDDWVALSCLQVLPAARRRGLGRALTEEALAVALEHGARRAFLQVEADNDAALRLYGSLGFRPAHRYAYRVQPGPAARTGC
- a CDS encoding pilus assembly protein CpaE, yielding MISTDNAVALEAAGLQWHPKAGDRFVLRSADMGGEVFTISEMVVEAHRYETGTVLGFNGTTEWALDSVRQEDALWLPREDQLRELLGGTFRSLARSTDGRYQVLVELRGRPERVFTADEAADAYAEALLALVSAATSQVG
- the gatC gene encoding Asp-tRNA(Asn)/Glu-tRNA(Gln) amidotransferase subunit GatC — protein: MSTLSRDEVARVAALARIDLTPAELDRLAGELDVIVESVARVSEVATPDVPATSHPLPLTNVFRADEPVAPLDRDEVLAQAPAARDGKFLVPQILGEE
- the gatA gene encoding Asp-tRNA(Asn)/Glu-tRNA(Gln) amidotransferase subunit GatA, which produces MTDLTRLTAAELADRLTAREVTSVEATQAHLDRIAAVEPAVHAFLHVAGEEALATAADVDARRAAGEDLHALAGVPIAVKDVVVTRGLPTTAGSRILEGWVPPYDATLVGRIKAAGLPILGKTNMDEFAMGSSTEHSGYGNTHNPWDLDRIPGGSGGGSAAAVAAYEAPLAIGTDTGGSIRQPAAVTGTVGVKPTYGSVSRYGLIALASSLDQAGPCTRTVLDSALLHELIGGHDPLDSTSLSDPATGYVAAARAGAGADLRGLRVGVIRELQGEGYQPGVLARFEESLEALRGAGAEVVEVSCPSFAYALAAYYLILPAEASSNLAKFDGMRFGLRVEPSEGPVTAERVMAATRGQGFGDEVKRRVILGTYALSAGYYDAYYGSAQKVRTLTQRDFAAAFEAADVLVSPTAPTTAFKLGEKLDDPLAMYLNDVATIPANLAGVPGMSLPNGLSDDGLPVGFQILAPAREDARLYRVGAALEALLETSWEGPLLGRAPELAGGAA
- the gatB gene encoding Asp-tRNA(Asn)/Glu-tRNA(Gln) amidotransferase subunit GatB, coding for MSTTTDVDLVDYDDAVARFDPVIGIEVHVELGTRTKMFDGAEQSFGDEPNTQITPVSLGLPGALPAVNGTAVEYAIRIGLALNCSIAQSCRFARKNYFYPDVPKNFQTSQYDEPIAYEGWVDVELEDGTTFRVEVERAHMEEDAGKNTHVGGATGRIHGAEYSLVDYNRAGVPLVEIVTKPITGAGERAPEVARAYVQTLRDIFRALGVSEARMERGNVRADVNVSLRPTPASPLGTRTETKNVNSFRSVERSVRYEISRQAAILDAGGAIVQETRHWHEDTGITTAGRVKSDAEDYRYFPEPDLVPIVPDRAWIEEIRATLPELPAARRRRLQGEWGYADAEMRDVVNAGAIELIEATVEAGASPAAARKWWMGELARTAKQQEVELADLPITPAQIGALQQLVDAGRINDKLARQVLEGVLAGEGDPEQVVVARGLEVVSDDGPLLEAIDAALASQPDVAEKIRGGNLGPVGAIIGAVMKATRGQADAGRVRELVLERVQG
- a CDS encoding GNAT family N-acetyltransferase; protein product: MQKPTLQGEMIILRPIRADDADAMWDMLDDAEGNRLTGTTSVFTRDEVDAWCASREAAHGRYDFAVTANGDDEYRGEIVLNDLDEDVRSAGLRLSMRPAYRGRGYGTEAIELVLGFAFDGLGLHRVELDVLSINTRAMSLYENIGFRVEGRRRDAYRDGAGWCDSLVMSMLEDEYRAGRVGS
- a CDS encoding 2-hydroxyacid dehydrogenase; the protein is MLTATVPDDDLLARLAHLAAAHPDDLRLVRWDMSGPLDAATAADVDLVVVPHYFVRPGGFDVLRGLPRLRYVQLPSAGYEHARPHLPPGVVLCNGRGVHDAGTAELAVGLALAMQRGLPRAVHAMDEGRWDNPFGPSLADRRVLVVGQGSVGRAVVARFRPFEVDLVRVARTSRDDAEGHVHGVDELADLLPGADVVVLAIPLTRESYHLLDAAALARMKDGALLVNVARGKVVDTDALLRELTAGRLRAALDVTDPEPLPAGHPLWRAPNVLVTAHQGGNTDATYPRVASLVRRQLTALLAGGAPVNEVART
- a CDS encoding peptide MFS transporter; the protein is MSEAADVPARGVETHVGGTGRERTFFGHPFGLFTLFSTELWERFSYYGMRAILFYFLTDTFANDGLGLDDATGAALVAVYGSAVYLVTVVGGWVADRMIGARRAVLWGGVVIAAGHVALAVPAQWTAYLGIVLVAMGTGLLKPNVSSMVGELYRRDDPRRDSGFSIFYMGINIGSFTAPFVVQIARGIGGYHAGFSVAAVGMGLALVAFVTGRRALHGAGEVVPNPLTPADRPRVVRMIVLVALAVAAATALAWVVVRSGSSDVGALAVIIDALSYLAFGAPIVMFLVMFRSPKVNSAERSRLRAYIPLFVAAMLFWMIFEQASNTLSAYARDNTDLDVLGVTISPVLYQSVNPAAIIVLAPVFAWLWVRLDDRPPTAVKFAIGLTFAALSFVFLAGASAVAGDGKSPWWVLVVVYVVQTLGELCLSPVGLAATTLLAPQAFRGQAMALWFLAPAAGQAITAQLITATEGVSRTAFFGGIGLVTLAVAAAMFALAPWVTRHIREGDESDEEVAARR